The genomic stretch CGAAAAGCGCGGTTGCGAGCAGGCACAGGACCAGCACCTCGGCCAGAAACTTGACGCTGACCGGCAGGGTCACGAAGCCCGTCACCCCCAACGTGAAGACCAGCACGGTCTGAAGCAGGACGTAAAGCGAATCGAACCCCATGATCGAAGGCGTCAGCACCCGGTTCGCGGCCACGGTCTGAAAGAGCATCGTCGCCACCGCCACCGCCGCGCCGACGGTGATGAGGCCGAAGAGTTTGACCATGCGCAGCTTCAGGATGAAGCTGTTCGCGCTGGCGGGCAGGCCCTGCCACATCCACAGGGCCGAAAGACCTGCCAGTAGCGCGACCAGCAGGAAAAGAAAGCGAAGCTGGCGGCGGTCACACATGACGTGGCGGGCGATAAAGCAGGATCAGGAAAATGACAGAGCCCAGCACGCCGAGCACAGTTCCGACAGGAATTTCATAGGGATAGCGCAGGACGCGGCCAAGAATGTCGCAGGCGAGCACAAGGACGGCTCCGGCGGCGGCGACCACGGGCAGGCTCGATTTCAGATCGTCGCCCATGATGCGCGACACGATGTTCGGGACGACCAGACCGACGAAAGGGACCATGCCGACGGTGACGACGACCATGGCGGTCACGACCGAAACCACGACAAGACCCAGCCGCATCACCGGTTTCGGGTCGAGACCAAGCCCGCGCGCGACGCCCTCGCCAAGGCCGAGGATCGCGAAGCGGTCGGCGGCGAACCACGAGGCCGCGGCGGCGGCGCCCGCAAACCACAGCATTTCGTAACGCCCGGCGACGACGCCCGAGAATTCTCCGGTCATGAGCCAGGTCGAGATATATTGCATGAGATCGGTCTGCCAAGCGATGAAGGTCACGACCGAGCCGATCACCCCCGCAAGCACCATGCCCGCGATCGGGACCAGCATAACCTCGCGCACCGGCAAGCGGCGGATGACGGTCATGAAAAGCGCGGTCCCGGCCATGGCGGCGAGGCTCGCGACCACCATCTTGACCCAGATCGGCGCGCCGGGCGCCCAGATTGTGATGAGCAGCAGCCCCAAGGCGGCGCTTTCGGCGGTCCCGGTCGAGCTGGGGCCGACGAATTTATTGCGCACGAGCTGCTGCATGACCATGCCCGCCACCGCGAGCGCCGCTCCGGTCAGCACGACCGAAAGCGTGCGCGGCACGCGCGATTCCAGAAGCAGCATCGTGGCCCAAGGGTCGCTGCCCGCGCGCCACAGATCAAAGCTCGCCGCGCCGATCATCAGCGAGATCAGCATGAGACCGGCAAGCAGGATCAGCAGGGCGGACAGCAGACGCATGGGCGAGGGCTTACTTCGCCAGCGCTTCGGTCATGGCATCCAGCATGATGCTCATGGCCTGATAACCGCCACCGCCGATATACATTTCGGAGGCCGGCAGATAGACGACATGGCCGTTTTTGAAGGCATTGGTGCCCTCGATCAGCGGCGTTTTCAGCGTCTCGCCTGCCGATTGGCTTTCCTGACCGACCGCGACGCCGCGATCGAGCACAAAGAGCCAATCCGGGTTTTTCTCGGCGATGAATTCGGGGCTGATGGCTTCGCCATGGCTGCCCTCGGTCTTGAGATTGGGCGCGGCTTCCGGCAGGCCGGTCACGTCATGGAGCCAGCCAAAGCGCGTGCCCTTGCCATAGGCCGACATTTTCGGACCATTGGTCAGGACGACCAGAAGGCTGCCCTTGTCCTTGGCTGCCTCTTGCAGCTTGGCGGTTTTCGCGTCGAGCGCGGCCTTCATCTCGGCGGCTTTGTCTTCTTTGCCGAAGAGCGCGCCATAGGTTGCGATGCGCGCCTCGGCCTCTTTCATCAGATCCGTGCCGATGGTCATGTCGACAGCTTTGCCGACCTGCGCGACATCGTCGAATTTCGCAGCCGAGCGGCCGCCGATGATGATGAGATCGGGCGCGAGACCGGCGATGGTTTCAAGATTGGGCTCAAACAGCGTGCCGACATCGGTCAGGCCGTCGGTTTTCACATAGGACAGATTGACCTTGCCCGGAATGCCGATGATCGGCACTTCCATCGCTTGCAGCGTATCGATCGCAGCCACATCCATGACGACGAGCTTTTGCGGAACGGCGCCCAGATCGACAGGGCCACGGGCGGTTTCGATGGTCGGCTCGGCCAGCACGGGCAAGGCGAACCCGGTGGACATGGCGGCGGCAAGTATGAATCGGCGCATCTGAATCTCCGTCAAACCAATCTGCTCCGCGTCACTTTTGCGACAGGGACGGTCCCCGGTTAACCGCTGATCCGGGCCACGTCCAGAGTAGGTGACGGTTTTAGTTGGAAAACCCGCGTGACTTTGATCGCGGTGACGGCGCGATCCCGAGCCAACCTGTCCCCGCAAGACAGGCGTCGCGCTTTCTCAATGGTTCCAGAGTGTTGGTCAGATGCGGCGGCTTGTCGCAGGCGTGCCGAGCCAGCGCGCCGTCCCCGTCGGCGCGACCATCCGAACAAATTTCGCCGCGACGATTTCACGCAGAAGGCGCGACCGAAGACGCGGGCAAGCCCCGCGCCGCGCATTTGGGTCAGAGTGCGGCGTGGTGATCCTGATGGCGCTTGAACAGAGCCTCGGCCCAGGCGCCGCGCTTGCGAATGCGCTCATCGGGATGGGTCGACATGGCGTCGGCGATCGTGCGCAGATAGGCGGGCGCGCCCTCGGCCAGCGAGCGGTCGACCCATTCCAGCCCTTCGTCGATCTGCTCGCTCTGGATCAAGAGACGGGCGAGATTGAACTGTGCCCAGCATTCGCCAAGCTCGGCCGCGCGGGTGAAATAGCTTTGGGCCATGCTGGCCGGATTGGGACAGCGGCCAGCCTCGGCCATCATTCCGAGCATGTTCAGCGCCTTCGCGTGATCCTTGGCCGCTGCGGCGGAGTAAAGCCGGAAGGCTTCGGCATCGCTTTGCGGCACGCCATGTCCCGAGAGATAGAGCTCGCCCAGATTGAACATCGCCCATGCCTCGCCCAGATCGGCGGCGCGGCTATAGTAAACGGCGGCCGCCGTGGCATCTGCCGGGACGCCCCAACCGCGCTCGTAGATCCGCCCGAGAGTGTTCAGAGCGGCCGGATTCCCAGCGCGGGCCGCGGTCTTGAAATTGTCGATTGCAGCCTGCGGTTGCCCCGTGTCCAGCATGAGCTGGCCCAGAGAGAGGGCAGCCTCCCCGTCGTCGGCAGAGGATTTTTCGGTTCCGGACGTTGTGAGAGAAGGCATATATCGTCGATGGTTAGAAAAGGTTGCAGGGCAGGAAGCCTGTCGTTCAGTGTAGCAGAAGCGCGGGACGGGCGACAATGCAAAGCTCTGGCATTGGACCGCGCCGGGCCAGAACAACTAAGCCGCTGGTTGTGTGGTGCGCTGGGTCCCGATGCGCGTGAAAACACCCCAAGATTGTTCCGCGCGCGCTGCGCGACAGGGCGGGTCCTGCAAAATCGCCGGGGGTTTTGAGGATTCGGCGCCACCCGATCCCCGAGATCGCACCGCTCAGGCGGGTGGCTGGCCGGTGCGGCGGGTTTTCCAGAGCGGATCGGGGAAAGCGCCTCCCGGCGTTTTTCCGCCGATCGGTCGAGGGAAGGTTAAGGGGCTGCTCGGGTAAAAGTCGCAACTTCCCTAGTCACCGTAAGGGGTTGCAAGCGGTTTATAAGGAAACCCGATTCGCGTGAGCGCGCCGGTCAGTGTTCGGCGATCATCACATAGCCGGGATGGAAGGCGAGCCGGACCGAGGTGATCGCGCCCAGATCGTTCCAAGTGGTGCGCTGCATCACCAGCAAGGCCTGATCGCGCCGGGTCTCGAGCAGGCGGGCGTCGCGGGCATTGGCGTTTTCGGCGGTAATGTCGAAATCGGCATGGATATAGGGCGCGGTGCGCACCAGCCATTCATTGGCGTTGATCTTGCGGAAATCGACGCCTTGGACCTCGGGCACGGCGACCGGATTGATCCAGCGGTCCTCGACCTGAAACGGCGCGTCATCGCTGTAATGGACGGCGCGCAGATGGATCAGCAGCGCGCCGACCGGCAGTTTCATCCGCGCGGCCACCGCTTCAGGCAGCGGGCTCAGGCGCTGCGCGACGATGCGGTGGGAATAGCTGCGCCCGCTTTCCTCGATCCGCTCGCGCCAGATCGGGATGGTCAGCGTGGCCTTGCGCGAGGGATTGACCGTGACATGGGTGCCCGCGCGGCGCTTGCGGTCAAGCAGCCCCTCTTCGGCGAGCAGTTGCAGCGCCTTGTTGACGGTGGCCCGGGCCGCGCCGAATTCGATGGCCAGCGCGGCCTCGTCGGGAATGCGGTCGCCTTGCCGCCATTCCCGCTCGACAATCCGGCGCCGCACCTCATTGAAGATGAGCTGGGCCTTGGAGAAAGCGGGAACGGCGGGTTTGGTGGTCACATCTTGTCCTGAAGTCGGGCGATACAGCTCAGATAATCTGCAACAATTCGGTCGCGGTCGATATGTTTTCCGCCCGAGACAACGTGACGTCCAGCCGCCCAAACGTCGGTGACCAGTCCGTCATGTCCGGCGAAGACCAGAGAATCGAGCATTTCATCGCCTTTGCGCCCGATCATCACTTCGTTTTTCAGCGAAACCGCGGCGAGGTCGGCGAAGAGGCCCGGCTTGATCGCGCCGGTCGCGCGGCCCGCGGCTGTGGCGCCACCGTCCAGACCAGCCTCATAAAGCACCCGGCCAGTGGTTTTCTCGCGCGTGGCCAGAATCGCGCGGCCAGTGTCGCGCAGGCGTTGGCTATATTCGAGCGTGCGCAGCTCTTCGACCAGCGAGATCCGGACGTTGCTGTCCGAGCCATAGCCCCAGCGCCCGCCAGCATTTTGCCAGACCGTGCCGTTGAAGATCCCGTCGCCAAGGCTCGATTCGGTGATCGGGCACAGGCCCGCGACCGCGCCGCTCTGGGCAAGGCGGATGGTTTCGTCATCGGTCATATGGGTCGCATGGATCAGCGTCCAGTTGCGGTCCACGCTCGCATGATCGAGCAGCCATTCAACCGGGCGCTGACCATAGCCTGCCGAGATTTCTTCGATCTCGGGTATCTGCTCGGCAATGTGGAGATGCATCGGCCGACCGGGGCGCAGCTTTTCGACGAAAGCGAGCCCGTCCTTGCTGACCGCGCGCAGCGAATGCGGCGCAATGCCGATCCCGGCATCTGGGCCGAGCTTGGCCAGAGCCGCCTCGGCGCCCTCGACCAGACGCGCGAATTCATCGGGGGTCGTGCCAAAGCGTTGCTGGCCCGGACCCAGCGCGCGGCCGTCGATGCCGCCGAACTGGTAATGCACCGGCAGAAGCGTCAGGCCGATGCCGGTGCGGCTGGCGGCGGCGGCGATGCGCTCTGACATCTCGGCGAGATTGGCATAATGCGCGCCGCCGGGCTGGTGATGGAGATAATGGAACTCGACATTGGTGGCATAGCCCGCCTCGAGCATCTCCATCTGAACCAGCGCCGCGATGGTTTCGACATCCTCGGGCGTCAGATGGTCGAGGAAGCGATACATGATCTTGCGCCAGGTCCAGAACGTGTCCTTGGGCTGGTCGCCCTTGGCTTCCGACAGGCCCGCCATGGCGCGCTGAAAGGCGTGGCTGTGCAGGTTGGCGATCGAGGGCAGCAACAGCTCGACCCGTTCGCTATCCGCTGCGGCATTGGCAGGGACATTGGCGGTGACATCGGCGATTCGCCCGTCCGCGCCGATCGTGACCGCGACATTTTCCGCCCAACCGTCAGGCAGCAAAGCCCGTT from Paracoccus aminophilus JCM 7686 encodes the following:
- a CDS encoding GntR family transcriptional regulator — protein: MTTKPAVPAFSKAQLIFNEVRRRIVEREWRQGDRIPDEAALAIEFGAARATVNKALQLLAEEGLLDRKRRAGTHVTVNPSRKATLTIPIWRERIEESGRSYSHRIVAQRLSPLPEAVAARMKLPVGALLIHLRAVHYSDDAPFQVEDRWINPVAVPEVQGVDFRKINANEWLVRTAPYIHADFDITAENANARDARLLETRRDQALLVMQRTTWNDLGAITSVRLAFHPGYVMIAEH
- a CDS encoding formimidoylglutamate deiminase, translated to MVKLWAERALLPDGWAENVAVTIGADGRIADVTANVPANAAADSERVELLLPSIANLHSHAFQRAMAGLSEAKGDQPKDTFWTWRKIMYRFLDHLTPEDVETIAALVQMEMLEAGYATNVEFHYLHHQPGGAHYANLAEMSERIAAAASRTGIGLTLLPVHYQFGGIDGRALGPGQQRFGTTPDEFARLVEGAEAALAKLGPDAGIGIAPHSLRAVSKDGLAFVEKLRPGRPMHLHIAEQIPEIEEISAGYGQRPVEWLLDHASVDRNWTLIHATHMTDDETIRLAQSGAVAGLCPITESSLGDGIFNGTVWQNAGGRWGYGSDSNVRISLVEELRTLEYSQRLRDTGRAILATREKTTGRVLYEAGLDGGATAAGRATGAIKPGLFADLAAVSLKNEVMIGRKGDEMLDSLVFAGHDGLVTDVWAAGRHVVSGGKHIDRDRIVADYLSCIARLQDKM
- a CDS encoding ABC transporter permease, coding for MRLLSALLILLAGLMLISLMIGAASFDLWRAGSDPWATMLLLESRVPRTLSVVLTGAALAVAGMVMQQLVRNKFVGPSSTGTAESAALGLLLITIWAPGAPIWVKMVVASLAAMAGTALFMTVIRRLPVREVMLVPIAGMVLAGVIGSVVTFIAWQTDLMQYISTWLMTGEFSGVVAGRYEMLWFAGAAAAASWFAADRFAILGLGEGVARGLGLDPKPVMRLGLVVVSVVTAMVVVTVGMVPFVGLVVPNIVSRIMGDDLKSSLPVVAAAGAVLVLACDILGRVLRYPYEIPVGTVLGVLGSVIFLILLYRPPRHV
- a CDS encoding siderophore ABC transporter substrate-binding protein — protein: MRRFILAAAMSTGFALPVLAEPTIETARGPVDLGAVPQKLVVMDVAAIDTLQAMEVPIIGIPGKVNLSYVKTDGLTDVGTLFEPNLETIAGLAPDLIIIGGRSAAKFDDVAQVGKAVDMTIGTDLMKEAEARIATYGALFGKEDKAAEMKAALDAKTAKLQEAAKDKGSLLVVLTNGPKMSAYGKGTRFGWLHDVTGLPEAAPNLKTEGSHGEAISPEFIAEKNPDWLFVLDRGVAVGQESQSAGETLKTPLIEGTNAFKNGHVVYLPASEMYIGGGGYQAMSIMLDAMTEALAK
- a CDS encoding tetratricopeptide repeat protein — encoded protein: MLDTGQPQAAIDNFKTAARAGNPAALNTLGRIYERGWGVPADATAAAVYYSRAADLGEAWAMFNLGELYLSGHGVPQSDAEAFRLYSAAAAKDHAKALNMLGMMAEAGRCPNPASMAQSYFTRAAELGECWAQFNLARLLIQSEQIDEGLEWVDRSLAEGAPAYLRTIADAMSTHPDERIRKRGAWAEALFKRHQDHHAAL